Proteins from a single region of Acidianus ambivalens:
- a CDS encoding DUF4898 domain-containing protein, whose product MVYTVETLIENCGKIKKVPPSLITNYEKFLSFFLPKNLQSLTVILPYEMMDESEKIREAVMKARPSCVVKILVDKDSKEIVFCL is encoded by the coding sequence ATGGTTTATACGGTGGAAACATTAATAGAGAACTGCGGTAAAATAAAGAAAGTCCCGCCATCGCTTATTACTAATTATGAGAAATTTCTAAGCTTCTTTCTCCCCAAGAATTTACAATCATTAACTGTCATTCTTCCTTATGAAATGATGGATGAGTCTGAAAAAATAAGAGAGGCAGTAATGAAAGCTAGACCCTCATGTGTAGTGAAAATTCTAGTTGATAAGGATTCAAAGGAAATTGTATTCTGTTTATGA
- a CDS encoding cbb3-type cytochrome c oxidase subunit I codes for MKSVTGELIKNVINTIFLLDKDWVTRITMAMIVMSLVWGILGLIGALMVRLQEMSWATSSTLLLTSQEYFGSIHAMRDFFAFAVPLELAIFIYISYRLLKMQPKAK; via the coding sequence ATGAAATCAGTTACAGGAGAACTAATAAAAAATGTTATAAATACAATATTCCTGTTAGACAAGGACTGGGTAACTAGAATAACAATGGCAATGATAGTAATGAGTTTGGTCTGGGGAATTCTAGGTCTCATAGGCGCACTAATGGTAAGATTACAAGAAATGTCCTGGGCCACTTCCTCAACGCTACTCCTAACTTCTCAAGAGTATTTTGGTTCCATACACGCAATGAGAGACTTCTTCGCATTTGCAGTACCACTTGAACTAGCAATATTCATCTACATCTCCTATAGGTTACTCAAAATGCAACCCAAGGCTAAATAG
- a CDS encoding putative integrase has protein sequence MTEIIRTDKFSIRENKGRYYVYYIDHLKPKLRYLYVGPLDKIIETYIAVGGCAPTVRVRGFEPRMAFASGS, from the coding sequence ATGACTGAAATTATACGTACGGACAAATTCTCTATACGTGAGAATAAGGGAAGGTATTACGTCTACTATATTGATCATTTGAAACCTAAGCTAAGGTACCTTTACGTCGGCCCCTTAGATAAGATAATAGAAACTTACATAGCAGTAGGGGGATGTGCCCCCACAGTGCGGGTGCGGGGATTTGAACCCCGGATGGCCTTCGCCAGCGGATCTTGA